A section of the Oncorhynchus gorbuscha isolate QuinsamMale2020 ecotype Even-year linkage group LG04, OgorEven_v1.0, whole genome shotgun sequence genome encodes:
- the zgc:158260 gene encoding protein FAM47A isoform X1, with product MRKQGHIMTDKMFQIGPPETRTTLPAYHWYKEKLMTKCLKDTKNKHHLSGALDGRRWRFLNVGLDDFRDGYPSAGTAALSQAQRGMSPSIFGMPSPTSLSDKTQWKRFSKEQACFSKKNPQQQVHREHVATVEHKLKQHPLALYPHLEHGMPPELFDQVICVLDPDMCVNRASAVTSPEKEEQADDCTEPWETIMRESESEEEVREGPPVSAIMTDDLCAKNPYKGLQRKQSSAKEDQIVNVKRLRSPSQDEDIKKVTKLFCDWVASLGGEKNNLTESTLLGLFVSGYEKKPSLTFPIQVVEPKNVPEDLRNSVEDLCRAHTWEDPLKDSEPYKSKPGTKRPKYGAWYLDTKTWKKRDADEPLRDPNVIPEDFEFPAQPSEMDDELKQMHGTQAFKQFIISKGLRVPRFLSTLFEEEEGDNRSKPDGAGSASTRKGTVVL from the exons ATGAGAAAACAAGGACACATAATGACTGATAAAATGTTTCAAATTGGACCACCGGAGACTAGAACGACGCTTCCTGCCTACCATTG GTACAAGGAAAAGTTGATGACCAAATGCCTGAAAGATACAAAGAACAAACATCATCTCTCAGGTGCTTTGGATGGCCGTCGTTGGCGTTTTCTAAATGTGGGACTTGATGACTTCAGAGATGGGTATCCTAGTGCTGGGACGGCAGCTCTCTCTCAGGCCCAGAGGGGCATGTCCCCTTCCATTTTTGGGATGCCAagtcctacatctctctctgataaaACACAATGGAAGCGCTTCTCGAAAGAGCAGGCTTGCTTCTCTAAGAAGAACCCTCAGCAGCAGGTACACCGGGAGCATGTGGCTACAGTGGAGCACAAACTCAAACAGCATCCTCTGGCTCTGTACCCACATTTAGAGCATGGCATGCCCCCAGAG TTGTTTGATCAGGTGATATGTGTCCTGGACCCAGATATGTGTGTGAACAGAGCTTCTGCAGTGACTTCACCAGAAAAAGAGGAGCAGGCAGACGACTGCACTGAGCCGTGGGAAACGATCATGCGGGAATCGGAGTCAGAGGAGGAAGTGCGAGAGGGACCACCTGTCAGTGCAATAAT GACGGACGATTTATGTGCAAAGAACCCTTACAAAGGGCTGCAAAGAAAGCAGAGCAGTGCCAAGGAAGACCAGATAGTAAACGTCAAACGACTGCGCTCCCCATCTCAAGACGAGGACATCAAGAAAGTCACTAAGCTTTTCTGTGACTGGGTCGCCTCATTG ggaggagagaagaacaaCCTGACTGAATCCACCCTACTGGGCCTGTTTGTCAGTGGGTATGAGAAGAAGCCGTCCCTGACCTTCCCTATCCAGGTGGTTGAGCCTAAGAACGTGCCAGAGGACCTACGTAACTCTGTGGAGGATCTGTGCAGAGCCCACACCTGGGAAGACCCCTTAAAGGACTCAGAACCATACAAG AGCAAACCAGGAACTAAAAGGCCCAAATATGGAGCATGGTACCTGGATACTAAAACATGGAAGAAAAGAGATGCTGATGAACCATTAAGAGACCCCAATGTCATCCCTGAGGACTTTGAGTTTCCTGCACAACCAAGTGAAATG GATGATGAACTGAAACAGATGCATGGGACTCAAGCGTTCAAGCAGTTCATCATCAGCAAAGGGCTGAGGGTGCCTAGG TTTCTGAGTACTCTCtttgaagaagaggagggagacaaCCGATCAAAGCCAGATGGAGCAGGCTCTGCTTCAACACGGAAGGGGACAGTGGTACTTTAG
- the zgc:158260 gene encoding protein FAM47A isoform X2 — protein sequence MWYKEKLMTKCLKDTKNKHHLSGALDGRRWRFLNVGLDDFRDGYPSAGTAALSQAQRGMSPSIFGMPSPTSLSDKTQWKRFSKEQACFSKKNPQQQVHREHVATVEHKLKQHPLALYPHLEHGMPPELFDQVICVLDPDMCVNRASAVTSPEKEEQADDCTEPWETIMRESESEEEVREGPPVSAIMTDDLCAKNPYKGLQRKQSSAKEDQIVNVKRLRSPSQDEDIKKVTKLFCDWVASLGGEKNNLTESTLLGLFVSGYEKKPSLTFPIQVVEPKNVPEDLRNSVEDLCRAHTWEDPLKDSEPYKSKPGTKRPKYGAWYLDTKTWKKRDADEPLRDPNVIPEDFEFPAQPSEMDDELKQMHGTQAFKQFIISKGLRVPRFLSTLFEEEEGDNRSKPDGAGSASTRKGTVVL from the exons GTACAAGGAAAAGTTGATGACCAAATGCCTGAAAGATACAAAGAACAAACATCATCTCTCAGGTGCTTTGGATGGCCGTCGTTGGCGTTTTCTAAATGTGGGACTTGATGACTTCAGAGATGGGTATCCTAGTGCTGGGACGGCAGCTCTCTCTCAGGCCCAGAGGGGCATGTCCCCTTCCATTTTTGGGATGCCAagtcctacatctctctctgataaaACACAATGGAAGCGCTTCTCGAAAGAGCAGGCTTGCTTCTCTAAGAAGAACCCTCAGCAGCAGGTACACCGGGAGCATGTGGCTACAGTGGAGCACAAACTCAAACAGCATCCTCTGGCTCTGTACCCACATTTAGAGCATGGCATGCCCCCAGAG TTGTTTGATCAGGTGATATGTGTCCTGGACCCAGATATGTGTGTGAACAGAGCTTCTGCAGTGACTTCACCAGAAAAAGAGGAGCAGGCAGACGACTGCACTGAGCCGTGGGAAACGATCATGCGGGAATCGGAGTCAGAGGAGGAAGTGCGAGAGGGACCACCTGTCAGTGCAATAAT GACGGACGATTTATGTGCAAAGAACCCTTACAAAGGGCTGCAAAGAAAGCAGAGCAGTGCCAAGGAAGACCAGATAGTAAACGTCAAACGACTGCGCTCCCCATCTCAAGACGAGGACATCAAGAAAGTCACTAAGCTTTTCTGTGACTGGGTCGCCTCATTG ggaggagagaagaacaaCCTGACTGAATCCACCCTACTGGGCCTGTTTGTCAGTGGGTATGAGAAGAAGCCGTCCCTGACCTTCCCTATCCAGGTGGTTGAGCCTAAGAACGTGCCAGAGGACCTACGTAACTCTGTGGAGGATCTGTGCAGAGCCCACACCTGGGAAGACCCCTTAAAGGACTCAGAACCATACAAG AGCAAACCAGGAACTAAAAGGCCCAAATATGGAGCATGGTACCTGGATACTAAAACATGGAAGAAAAGAGATGCTGATGAACCATTAAGAGACCCCAATGTCATCCCTGAGGACTTTGAGTTTCCTGCACAACCAAGTGAAATG GATGATGAACTGAAACAGATGCATGGGACTCAAGCGTTCAAGCAGTTCATCATCAGCAAAGGGCTGAGGGTGCCTAGG TTTCTGAGTACTCTCtttgaagaagaggagggagacaaCCGATCAAAGCCAGATGGAGCAGGCTCTGCTTCAACACGGAAGGGGACAGTGGTACTTTAG